The Laspinema palackyanum D2c DNA window ATGCCAGCTAAGGATATATTTCATAATACTGTTAAAACCGCCCTCGAAAAAGATAAATGGACAGTTACTGACGAGAATCTATTTATTCAAGTTGAGGATATTGATTTTTACATAGACCTAACAGCAGAAAAAATTTTAGCTGCTGAAAAAACAGGTAAAAAAATAGCCGTAGAGATCAAGTCTTTTTTAGGCCCATCAGATGTAACTGAATTTCACCTAGCTCTGGGTCAATG harbors:
- a CDS encoding XisH family protein, whose protein sequence is MPAKDIFHNTVKTALEKDKWTVTDENLFIQVEDIDFYIDLTAEKILAAEKTGKKIAVEIKSFLGPSDVTEFHLALGQCLNYRSALRLTEPDRILYLAIPVDVYNEFFSRQFIQRIIGEYQLKLLIFNPAQEEILLWKD